Within the Vairimorpha necatrix chromosome 10, complete sequence genome, the region ATTACATTTTAGACACCCGTTTAATAAATAGTCTACGAAGGTCAATCGAGATATCATATTTCTAGTACGTTgatatttgaatttttacactttattctttaaaatatcgcacatcatatatatatatattataaaatggattatactaaaaaaaaaaacggAATTAGTgatatcttttttacacAGATAACTTTCtttattcaaaaacaaataattttcataaataaaacattaaatgCAGTTTCcaataaataaagtatataaataaagatcTTAAAAactcaaatttataataaaataaatagtaaaatttatctaaaggctcatttatttaattttttgaccAGATTCATTGATATTATTTCCTTCTTATCTTCGTATTTTAACCTTAATCGgttatttgataaaatttctattatttcCCTTGGCTCAAATAAATCGAACAatatttaagttttttttgttttcgcATTAGTGTcgaaatctttttttacaaccTCTAAATCCCCAATAGAAAAATCATTGATGGAATTATGAACACATTTTCTGTCCATTCGagtcaaatatttttcattgcTCACTGCATTTCTTCCCGGCATTGTGTTTACAGTTGTTTCATCCCCATCAGTGTAATCATCTTCATTCTCCCTTAGACATGTATTGTATCTAAGGCTTCCTTACCATAACTTATGCGGAGACTTCTTTGTAGCAGAATATACAGCGGTATTAAAGtcataaacatttttattaatgacCACCACCCAGTTCTTATTGTTATAACCTTTTTCGCAAAGATGTTTTTGCAAGTAACGATTTAAGGGTTTGATTTAACCTCTTGACTTTGGGGATGACGAGGTCTGCCATGAAAAagcataattttatttgtttacaaaattcaactaatgttttatttttatactctTTGCCGTTGTCGCATTGAAGTATAGCAGGAAAGTAAAACGTTTGAAATTTGTATTCTAACTGTGATACAACTTCAACAGCGGTTTTAGTTTTAAAGCAGGGATAAAAgcatatttaaaatacatcTATTGCTGTGAGTATCCAACATAAATATCATTTCATCACTATAAGTCCTCATATCAACAAGatcaataataaatctttcAAAAGGTCTTTTAGCGACGATGTGCTTGAACTTTTCTTTTGTTTAAGAGGTTGTGCTGTCATGCATATATTTGATTCACTGCAAACCTCCCTTACAAATCACCTAGGCATATTGAAGTATTGTTCTTTAAACTTACCGTAGAGACGGTTCGCGCCATAATGATGCTGCCGATGAAGTCTTTGGACCTCTATTTTCATGGCCTGGACCATAGTACCTACAAATACTCTTTTGTGCCAGGCCCCCACATCTTTCAAGAAAAGAATGTTATCCAcaagaataaaattttaggaTTTCTTCTTTGCCCTATATTTCAAATGTTTGTCATATTCTAGACTAACCTAGTTCCCTTTAAGTATTTGGACAAGTCGATCATACTCAACTTAATCTTTTACTTCTTTCTTTGAGctaaaaaagtaaatttttttaaaatgatgaacctttattattatatattcaaaaGTGTTTATGTCAACCAGCTTGTACAGTGGTTGTTATGGTCATTCGTCACTTTGAAGGTCATAGATTTGAATTacgttttaaaatttacttaagaatcattaaaaaaaaattagttgAATAAATCATAAACAGTTTACATACGTATATACATAGTTGTataattacaaatttaaaatgttaaaaattgtagttagtttaaaaaaaagtagaaATAAAATCCGGTCGCGCACTGGGCGCGCGACATTATTAATagtaaaagatttttttttttacaatcaTAATTTGTCTTATTGTATTCATTTATctagaaaataaagttttctTTGTTATCTTGTTCataatgaaaatttcaTGCATgttattttgtaattttcaataaaatatgtcaCCATAAagaatttcaaaatttcaCTATATTAAACCTCCTGCctagatatttttataagttaTAAAATCAGAAGTACCCATGTTTTACTCCATCTACCAATTTTGAAGCTTATATTACTATTCAGCCATAGATTAAAGTctataataaatctttatagACGTTATTTAAATAGTCTAATATTTCAGCTTGATATATTAATGACCCCAgttaaaaatcaatttaaaTCTCTTTGAATACCtatacaatatatttttttttctttcataaCCTGTTTGatcatttaaatttgttgtgattatgtttataaaacaacGTGAGTTCTATGTGTTTTCATATACTTATATAGCCCCGAGAATTGAATTTAACCAATTCTTTGATGGAATGCTTTATTGTTGTACTTAATGCCAAAAATAAGCATGTTTAccaaaagtaaaatattattcgGAAGAAACACTATTTATAAGCTCATTTCGAGAATGAACATTTTgcagaaatataaaatatatcaaatatgTAATTAACGGCGTTTTgcaaaattgttttttttatactttgCCGTGCAAGTAATATATCTGCGATAAAAGTAAcaaattgaaatttaatttatttattttgtcaCAAGAATGTTTATATGCCAATAAAATACTATGTTTTTCGTTGAAACCCGAAAATAATGtaaatttagtttttttaatagtaCCAAAATTGAATCTCTAGGTAATCATGAATAAATGCTAGAAAACTAAATCTATATACGTgcttaattattaaaaatgtaatgGATGTTGTGTTTATATAGCctttttcaatatattgAATTTGGAGCAAATACATTAACAAATAAgttaattttgtatattaaaCATAAGAGGCGGGGGAATGTTTGCAcatatcatatatttttactattatatattatttgttcAATTATCATTGCTATTTATTAGGGTAAGCTTATTATTATGCTAAACAACTtattagaataaaaaatcgttgtttgtttatttataacataGTTTGTTCATTCgatatacttttttttcgttttttatattctgtTATGCttattcaaaataaacatttttattttttaattattgtttatatGCAAAAATTCAACGATATTGTACAAATAAGTTATAATACAAAAGGTCGATTTGTTCCCATTTATTAacctaaaataaaaactttaagACATGAAATATactatttcattttttttttttgtataatttgACCATCAACCATCACATTTTGATTTAGCCAAATTCCCCTTCTCAATTTTAGTcacataaaatataataacgttaatgtatttttcattaaaaatttcatatatGGTCAgaaatgtaattttttattatcaaaatacACTCAATTTTATGAgtatgtttttaatgttcatatttatttacataagagaaaaatttgttGTAAACGCCCCTAAGCTTTCTTGAATCCTCAAGTAATTCAAATCTGATGGTATCGTAAcatctaaaattaaaaatacccTAAGCAGAAAGATATTAATCGtcaatacaatttttaatataatatttataatgaaaaatacCAACAATattggtaaaaaaataaataagaagggattgaaaaatattaatattagtaTTAAACATGTATATAAGACACTTAAGACGTTACAAATAAATGCCCAGAATACTAGTTTTCTATCAAAATGctgataaattattataaaaattggAATTTTACACGCGAAAGCAATTAATGAAATAGCCacagaaatataaattggTAGAAATGTATAACTTATAAGAACATACGCACTAATTACATCTATAATCGTAAccgaaataaatataatcttTGATATAGAAAAGGAAGGAATgtacatattttattgagtattgttttttttatattaatctCCTTAAATTTAAGgatgataaaaatcaaataggacatcaaaatatatataaaatgattAACGCTTAAACAACTATttagattaaaaattattttgataaaaaatgtggacagataatttttaatgatagaagattttttttttgtagatATTCCATAATTTCTCTGTACCTTTCAAAGCATGATATTCGTTCATATTTGTAAGATTGAAATAGTCatactttttatatataaacataACTGCTTAAGTGTAAAAGTATTTCTGTAGAgtattttatgttttccATAGTAACCTTATTGATTCTCAAGATATGTTCTTTACAGatgaattatttttcaCTTGACCAATCTTTAgattattaatttcatttgtTCATTgcttcaatttttaaatacttatTGGTTTACTCAAATCGCATAATTTAGAGCAGTATTCATATATGTTAAATATGTTAAACAAATCCAAGTTAAGGGGTATTTAATGTCGCGCGCGCGGGGCGCACGTGCGCCCCAGCCCGCACACGGCCCAATTCCCGCTTTTTGAGccatttttcatttttttaagggAGCTTATGAAAAATGGCTCGCGCGGGGATCGAACCCTTCCTCTTAAAATTTGACCAGTTCGTTTTAGAATTTCTGACCGCTGAGCTAAACtcagttataaaaaaaccttaaaatataaataagttaaaaacaacaccattttaaaaaatatttcataacATCCCTCAAATGGTCTTACCTGTGAAAAACTCggaagaatataaaaatattctagaTATTATTGTAGAAAACAAAGTCGTAAAAGATATTTCGAGGTTTTCTTTGGCGAGATTAAGGAAAAAGGCTGAACACTTTACAATTGTAGATAATCATCTTTACTTAAGAGGTATCGACAATCTACATTTAAAGGTTTTTGCACAAACGGATATTTGTGCGATGAAGTTAGAAATGCAAAAACTTTACGTAGATGGGCATTTAGGTCAGAATGCCCTATACCTAAAAAgtaaatgtttatatttttcaatccCAAGGGAATTGATACGTGATGTTGTACGTGAATGTAAAATTTGCGCTCAATGTCAGCCTTTGAAGACAAAGGAAAAATGAAACATATTACAGCAGAATTTCCATGGGAACGCCTAATGATAGATCTTATTGATATGAGATCATACAAGGAGTTTAACGATGGGTATTGCTGGATATTATCTATTTTGGATgtatattcaaaatttgCCAGAACATATCCATTAAAAGGTAAGACAGCTGAGTGTGTTATAGAGTGTTTGGAGGATTTATTTGAACATTATGGTGTACCTGGGATCATTCAAAGTGATAATGGTAAGGAGTTTAGGAACAAATTGATGTATGATCTTGcatcaaaatataaaatcctTCTAATAAACGGGAGACCTAGACATCCACAGACACAGGGTCAGGTGGAACGGTTTAACCAAACAATCACAAGgttattatcaaaaaaattaatggaCGAAGAAACATCAGAACGAAGTGAAAGGTGGATTGATTGTCTAAAAAAGGTTACTAGTGTTTATAATCAAGCAGTTCATTCTGCGACTTCTTTTACTCCATTTGAGAAAATGTTTAACAGAGCTGGTTACAACACAGTAGTtcgtaaaaatttagaaccTGAGAATAAAGTGTCTTTAGAGTTAGATAGAGAAATATGTCCTGTGTCTGTTGATAATGAAATCGATTGTGTTAAAAAGGAAGAAAAATCTAAAGAAGACTGTGTATTTTCGAGttaccaaaaaaaatactttgcACGAATGGATAGACGCGCGGTACACAATTCtatttatgattttgaaGTAGGTGATACtgttttattgaaaaaagattttgataataataaaaaaactaagaaaaaaaaacttgaaTCTTTCTATCATAAAGAGTCTATAGtaatagaaattttatctaaCAATCGAGTAaagttaaatttagaaGGAAATGAAGTTATAgtagatttaaatttaattaaaaaaataaaaaattagtttatatattttttcagtACTTTTACTTATAAGGATTCCCGAACCCAACATATTATCTTGAGTTTAAAAAGATtccaatataaaaaatattcccatgcaaaaaaaaacttctgTAAATCTaaacaatttaattatctttttaaagtaaaacaaatctattattttttattccttAATTTTCCTtcggaaaaaaaaaattgttctCACTGCGCTCGAACCCGGCAAAAACTTCGTTTTTGTGCGGGCTGGGCGCACGTGCGCCCTAGGCGCTTgacatttaataataaaaatttcaaataaacaatGACATGAGAATGTCAcaacaatattttaatacacTTTGAAATAATTATTCGACAATTAagtatgtttttataagattGAACAGAAAAATAGTGTTCCAGGGGACAAGCCCAGGTGCATACTGAGACTTGCCCTGCCCAAAAATGAATGTGTTTTGACTGGTCATTAGAGAGACCACTACAATAATTGAGTTATGACAGGGAAATAGGCAAAGACCTAATTTTGTAATCAGGGGCTAAACCGCCATGTTTGGTCAACTGTACTTTTGTTGTCAAACATGTTAAAACTGTCATTCTCAACAATTTAAGCAAAGTCACCCGAGGGGATGAAACTAAGGAAGGAAAAGAAGATGGAAAACTCCACACCACTAAAccacaataaaaaaattttaaataaaaagcaTTTAAAGCAGGCAGGCAGAGGCCAGTCTCACATTGGCGACAACAACCAAAATTTGAAAACCCACTACGAAGAAGATGCAGTGAAGCACCTAAGAAAATTACTAATATCCAATAAATGCAAGTCTTTCAAAGGTagaaaaaaacgaaaatgCAAAAGAATTCCTAGAACAGTTCATCGATGTGGAATACGAGTGGACTTCTGAAAAGCTAGTAAAGAGAGCTAAATCActcttaaaatttaaggCGGAAAAGTGGTTCAATTTCCAAGAGACCACTGGCCTGATAGAATTCTCTGATTTCAAAAagagatttaaaaagaagtaCTGCATAGAGCAGAAGACAGAAGAAAAAGATGAAGTGTTCTACTCATTACTAAAGAAGGACCATCTTTCACGACAAAATAAGTTATACCTATGATCTAGGGACAAACGCGGAGGGAAACAAATACTTCTGAACAAAGcgattaaaaaacataaaatgtTGATACCTGGGTACTTAACTGATAAATTACAAGCCCTGGATACATGGGAAGACCTAATTGAATTCGCAGAAGGCGACGAATCGGCAATAAACAGAGAGTTgcgaaaatttttatcttcaaaaaatatgaataaagaaaaaagatttaacgACACAAGGAAGGACGTAAAGAAAGATACACAGTCCCCAACAGAAAGAATACTATCGATATCAGCcgctataaaaaaaaactctAGGGACTGTAGACTACGCGTAAACCTAACTACAGAGAAGTATGAGTTAGTAGCATTAATAGATACCGAGGCTGGGGTCTCACTTATGAAGGAAAGCGTAGCGAAGAAACTGGAGCTTAAAATTAAGAGAAATAAAACTTCAGTTAAAGGAATAACAGGTAAAACCAAAACAAGTGGGGACTGCAATGTCGATATTGAACATAACGGTGAAAAGACGACAAAAATGCCTCCGATGAAGGACATGGAAGAAGACATGATCCTAGGAGTAGTCGagataagaaaatttaaaataggCAGCATGATAGATAACTCAGAAAATGagagttataaaaaaaacaaaagcAAATTCCAACAATATATACAGAAAAGAaggaaatattttttaaagctACGGGAAATGGAAGCAATTTAAGTTACGAACAACAGAATAcgctaaaaaattatcagaattaataaaattatttttacagaTAGTAACACGGATAGATGCTTAGACATACACCATGCTATCGAAACACAAACACCTCAGTTCATATCACCTGCTAAATATCGGAGATCGCCagaagaaaatgaaataatcAAGGAAGAGATCAAAAAGTTTTTGAATATAGGACTAATAGAGGAGTAAGATAGCAATTGTCTATCGCCAGTAGTACTGATCAAGAAAAAGAACGGCGAGATAAGGTTCTGCATAGActatagaaaattaaataacaGTACAGCAGGACTACCCAATTCCCAGAGTAGACGAAACAATTGAGGAGCCTTCGAGCGCGAAGTATTTTACAGCATTGGATTGCGAGTCGGGGTACCACCAAGTCACGGCCAGAGAGAATGATAGATATAAAACGGCATTCTGGACGAGAAATGGAATCTACCAATGGAAGAAAATGTCCTTCGGGCTTATCAATGCCCCATTCACTTTCCAAAAGATAATGAatagatattttaataagtaCTTGTATAAGTTCATTATGGTGTTTTAGATGATATCCTTATATACTCGATGACAATAGATGAGCATTTAGTTCATATGAGAATTACatttgaaataataaagaaaatggGATTTAAGCTAAACAAAGATAAGTGCGAGATTCTgaagaagaagataaattttttaggttACGACATTGAAGACGGAAAGATGACCATCCCggtaaaacaaaaaatgaaagTTATGGCATAGAGATTCCCAGAGACTAAGACGGAGATGAAGAGTTTTATGGGATTCACACAGTACTTTATCAAGTTTATAAAGAACTATTTGTTAAAAATGACCCCCTATACGACACCATTATTGGTGGAAGAACAAAGAAATTTGAATTGAATGCGAACCAAAAAGAGGCCTTTAGACAGGTTCAGCAAGATATTAGCGAAGCTTCGGAAATAACACCCAAGCTTCAccaaaagattttttatatatgcaGATGCATCTAACCAGAATATTGGTTGTGCTCTTTGTCAAGAAGAAGGCGAAACAATGATGCCTGTAATGTACTTATCAAGAAGTTTAATTTAGCAGAAGTAAACTACATTATACAGATAAAAAGTGTTTGGCCATAATATGGGCcatcaaaaaattcaaagTATATCTAATTAAAGAGTTTACTATACGCACTGATCACCAAGCTCTTAAATGGCTTCAGGGGATAAAAGAAACCACAGGAAGAATAATGAGGTGGATTATCACGCCTCAGGAATTTAAGTACACTATTATGTATATAAAAGGTAAAGATAACATAGCAGCAGACGCTCTAAGCAGAATGGTGGCATCGATAACAACTAAGAAAGAGGATAATGATATTACATAAACAGAATATAACAAGGCTCATTTAGAAGAAATCATTCAACGCAACCATTGTGAAAATGGTCACGGATCAGTCGAGGCTACTTATATACTAATCCTAAGAGAAGTAAAATGGAAGGAAATGTATGCCGAAATATCCAGATACATTAAATCATGTGACATCTGTATTAGATACAGCAAAGGTTCAGGGCGACTACAAAAATACAGAATAGCGTTAACAAATCCATTTGACATGGTAGTAAACGATACTGTTGGACCGCTACCAAGAACAATGAATGGAAATAGGTTTATTGTAGTAGCTACAGATCATACTACAAGATGGGTCATGGCAAGAGCCATAAAGTTGAAAACAGCCGAGAATGTGgctttttataattgaagaatttttttgctttCATGGACCCCCGAAACAGTTATTATCAGACCAAGGTTGTCATTCATATTCAGAATAGTAAAAGCGATATGTGGTATAATGAACACCAAGAAAAACTATACGCCGGCGTACAATCCTAAATGTAACGGTACAACAGAGCGACTTAATCAGACGTTAGTACAAAAATTAGTAAAGCTTGTAAACCAAAGGTGGAATGAATGGGCCGACTTTTAGCATTTGCATTATATGCGTATAGGATAAGTCCTAGAAAAAGCACAAAGCAATCTCCGTTCGAATTAATTTACGGAAGGAAACCAAATAGGATGAATGAGGAAGCATGCACTGTCCAACACGAAGAAAATATGCTGATTTTTGAAAGATTAAATTACTTACGAGAAATGATGAACGAAGAGGAGAAAGAAATCAGGAAAAAAGATATCGAAGCAGTCGACGCTGGAACAGCAACAGACACCTTAAAGGTTGGCACCTTTGTAAGAAGAAAGAATCTACAAGTTTACAGACGTAGTAAATTGGACGAAATGTTTAAGAACATCTACAAAATTGTCAAAAACAAAGGACATGGAAGCTATATGATTGAGGACCTTCGGGAGAAAACCTCTACAGTAAATGAAAAGCAATAATTCCAATTGAACACTCGGATCCAGATGAATGGATCCCTTTAAAGGTGGGGGAGATGCCAGGGGACAAGCCGGGTGCATACTGAGACTTGCCCTGTAAAGGAATGAAGTGTGTTTTGCCAGGTCATCGGAGAGGCCAACACAATAATTGAGATATGACAGGGGATAGGCAAAGACCTAATTTTGTAATCGGGGCCCAACCCGCCATGTTTGGTCAACTGTACTTTTGTTGTCAAACATGATAAAACTGTCATTCTCAACCATTTAAGCAAAGTCCCCCCCTGAGAGGATGAAACTAAGGAATGAAAAGGAGATAGAAAACTCCACACCACTAAACCAcaataaaagtattttaaataaaaagcaTTTAAAACAGGCAGTGAGAGGCCAGCCTCACATAGTGTTTATCACAAAAAATGATGGAAtcattttaattctttttgttAGTTTCAAAAAGAACGCTTctaattaaatattgtttatgTAATTATTTGTA harbors:
- a CDS encoding protein DDI1-like; the encoded protein is MKLRKEKKMENSTPLNHNKKILNKKHLKQAGRGQSHIGDNNQNLKTHYEEDAVEKNENAKEFLEQFIDVEYEWTSEKLVKRAKSLLKFKAEKWFNFQETTGLIEFSDFKKRFKKKYCIEQKTEEKDEVDKRGGKQILLNKAIKKHKMLIPGYLTDKLQALDTWEDLIEFAEGDESAINRELRKFLSSKNMNKEKRFNDTRKDVKKDTQSPTERILSISAAIKKNSRDCRLRVNLTTEKYELVALIDTEAGVSLMKESVAKKLELKIKRNKTSVKGITGKTKTSGDCNVDIEHNGEKTTKMPPMKDMEEDMILGVVEIRKFKIGSMIDNSENESYKKNKSKFQQYIQKRRKYFLKLREMEAI